Proteins encoded within one genomic window of Pirellulales bacterium:
- a CDS encoding putative toxin-antitoxin system toxin component, PIN family translates to MRDHERVVFDCNVFFQALISPTGPAGRLFNLAAVQRVDLFVSEYVLAELRELTAETKIVAKYRLSAELMEEFFEKLTTAAVLVETVPSVFEFPRDPDDAHYVDLALAAGAKLIVSRDKDLLSLADILTPEGRDFHARFPDLAVLTPVQLLAILGEIPPPK, encoded by the coding sequence ATGCGCGACCACGAAAGAGTCGTCTTCGACTGTAACGTCTTTTTTCAAGCTTTGATCAGTCCTACCGGTCCCGCAGGTCGTTTGTTCAACTTGGCAGCCGTCCAGCGCGTGGACTTGTTTGTGTCCGAGTATGTCCTTGCGGAGCTACGGGAACTGACAGCCGAGACCAAGATTGTCGCCAAATATCGGCTCTCGGCTGAGCTTATGGAGGAGTTTTTTGAAAAGTTAACGACTGCGGCGGTTTTGGTAGAAACAGTGCCGAGCGTTTTTGAGTTTCCGCGGGACCCGGACGACGCCCATTACGTCGATCTCGCGTTGGCGGCGGGGGCGAAGCTGATTGTTTCGCGGGACAAAGATTTGCTATCGCTGGCTGACATCTTGACGCCTGAAGGACGCGATTTTCATGCTCGGTTTCCGGACCTGGCAGTCCTGACGCCCGTGCAACTTTTAGCAATCCTCGGAGAGATCCCTCCTCCCAAGTAA
- a CDS encoding nucleotidyltransferase: MAVKAKRDFVTLSLAPSETETQKAVRTHNMIREHLEGDPALGKYNIRTYLQGSYKNSTNVRGDSDVDMGSQSQESFFYDLDDLPDDSIPSYSNMAKSLRKKVQESIVDSRFTYWDYRRDVYASLKLEYGVVEDGNKAIRIDGNTYRLDADVLPCLGFRMYFKDLTGNADYHQGIGFLTSQSKRIVNFPDQHFDNLGAKDRRNNNKVKGCVRIMKRLRNELEDAGRWDRKRSPSFYLESLVWNVPDHVFSGGYSSVLQNVLAHLWNDLREKKQQNDLRAYTQANNIFYLFHPEFWNVDDALAFIDEIWKAAFDE; the protein is encoded by the coding sequence ATGGCCGTTAAAGCAAAGCGGGATTTTGTGACACTTTCGCTTGCCCCGAGCGAAACCGAAACACAAAAAGCCGTGCGGACGCACAACATGATTCGGGAACACCTCGAAGGCGACCCGGCGCTGGGTAAGTACAACATCCGAACCTACTTGCAGGGCTCCTACAAAAACTCGACCAATGTTCGCGGCGACAGCGACGTCGACATGGGATCTCAGTCTCAAGAGTCGTTCTTTTACGATCTCGACGACCTGCCTGACGACTCAATTCCGTCGTATTCAAACATGGCAAAGTCACTCCGTAAAAAAGTCCAAGAATCAATCGTGGATAGTCGGTTTACCTACTGGGACTACCGCCGTGACGTTTATGCATCGCTGAAGCTGGAATACGGAGTTGTCGAAGATGGCAATAAGGCGATTCGAATTGACGGCAATACTTACCGTCTCGATGCCGATGTGCTGCCGTGCCTTGGCTTCCGCATGTATTTTAAGGACTTGACCGGCAATGCGGACTATCACCAAGGAATTGGTTTTCTCACCTCTCAAAGTAAGCGGATCGTGAATTTCCCCGACCAACATTTTGATAACCTCGGTGCCAAGGATCGGCGAAATAACAACAAAGTCAAGGGCTGCGTCCGCATCATGAAGCGGCTCCGCAACGAGTTAGAAGATGCCGGACGCTGGGATCGTAAACGTTCACCATCGTTCTATCTCGAAAGCCTCGTGTGGAACGTCCCAGACCATGTTTTCTCCGGGGGCTATTCCTCGGTTTTGCAGAATGTGCTTGCGCATCTCTGGAACGATCTGCGCGAGAAAAAACAGCAAAATGACCTGCGAGCCTATACGCAAGCCAACAATATTTTCTATTTGTTTCACCCCGAGTTTTGGAATGTCGATGATGCGCTCGCCTTCATCGATGAAATCTGGAAGGCGGCATTCGACGAATGA
- a CDS encoding ArdC family protein codes for MNREEALELAERGVDELIVALEQGRSERLLEYLAFQAKFHRYSFNNSLLIAIQKPDATFVAGFQRWKELGRFVRKGEMGIVILAPLVRRSKPDAELFEKEDESGRAVVGFRATHVFDVAQTDGDELPQFSLISGEPGELIPQLRQVIARQGIELRYEENLDGAKGVSEGGRIALVTDLPPAEEFAVLAHELAHELLHRTERRKETTRAIRELEAEAVAFVVAKAAGLDGLARSSDYIQLYSGDKEMLLASLAHIQRVAAKIIDELVAVNETNSAVTGCQTAEVTI; via the coding sequence ATGAATCGCGAAGAAGCATTGGAGTTGGCCGAACGCGGCGTTGATGAATTGATCGTCGCCTTGGAGCAGGGGAGAAGCGAACGGCTGCTGGAATATCTCGCCTTCCAAGCGAAATTCCATCGCTACAGCTTCAACAACAGCTTGTTGATTGCCATTCAGAAGCCCGACGCCACGTTCGTGGCTGGGTTTCAGCGGTGGAAGGAGTTGGGCCGTTTTGTCCGCAAAGGGGAAATGGGGATCGTCATCCTCGCTCCCCTGGTCCGGCGGTCGAAGCCGGACGCAGAGTTATTTGAAAAGGAGGACGAAAGTGGCCGGGCGGTTGTTGGCTTTCGGGCAACTCACGTCTTCGACGTGGCTCAGACCGATGGCGACGAACTGCCACAGTTTAGTCTCATCTCCGGCGAGCCGGGAGAATTGATTCCCCAACTGCGACAAGTGATCGCTCGGCAGGGGATTGAGCTGCGGTACGAAGAAAACCTCGACGGCGCGAAAGGGGTCTCCGAAGGAGGGCGAATCGCCCTCGTCACGGACCTACCACCGGCGGAGGAGTTTGCAGTTCTCGCCCACGAGTTGGCGCACGAGTTACTGCACCGCACCGAGCGGCGTAAGGAAACGACGCGAGCGATTCGCGAGCTCGAAGCGGAAGCGGTGGCTTTCGTCGTCGCGAAAGCAGCAGGGCTTGATGGCTTGGCGCGCTCCAGCGACTACATCCAGCTTTATAGTGGTGACAAGGAAATGTTGCTCGCGTCGCTCGCTCATATTCAGCGAGTAGCCGCGAAGATTATTGACGAGCTCGTCGCAGTGAACGAGACGAATTCGGCAGTCACAGGATGTCAGACCGCTGAAGTGACGATCTGA
- a CDS encoding patatin-like phospholipase family protein codes for MSTESTMPTKLSKLTTEHPRDGKYRILSLDGGGAKGFYTLGVLREIEALLNCPLYKHFDLVFGTSTGAIIAALIALGYEIEEIHQLYKEYVPAIMKRWFPTTRTWALEKLAKEVFGDQQFTDVKTGIGIVTTKWMIETPMIFKANVEQAYGRKSSFIPGFGVSIADAVQGSCSAYPFFKRKTITTATSDIVEIGDGGFCANNPTLYAIADAVKALKIAHSEVRVISIGCGVYPTPKISPRRFIGWCLGCLPSVKLLQKVLEINTQSMDQLRAVLYSDIQTVRVNEKFQQPELAADLMEHNLVKLNKLRQRGVQSFADLEAEIKTALFS; via the coding sequence ATGAGCACCGAATCGACAATGCCCACCAAGCTCTCGAAACTGACTACCGAACACCCGAGAGACGGAAAGTACCGGATTCTCAGCCTCGATGGCGGCGGGGCCAAAGGTTTTTATACGCTCGGCGTGCTACGCGAGATCGAGGCGCTGTTGAACTGCCCGCTCTACAAACACTTCGACCTGGTGTTCGGCACCAGCACCGGGGCCATTATCGCGGCCTTGATCGCCTTGGGTTACGAGATTGAGGAAATCCACCAACTCTACAAAGAGTACGTTCCGGCGATCATGAAGCGGTGGTTTCCCACCACCAGGACCTGGGCCCTCGAAAAGCTGGCAAAGGAGGTTTTCGGAGATCAGCAGTTCACCGACGTGAAAACGGGCATCGGTATTGTCACGACCAAATGGATGATCGAGACGCCGATGATCTTTAAGGCCAATGTGGAGCAAGCTTACGGAAGAAAGAGCTCGTTCATTCCGGGCTTCGGTGTTTCCATCGCGGATGCGGTGCAAGGCTCTTGTTCGGCGTATCCATTCTTCAAACGCAAGACAATTACAACTGCCACCAGCGATATTGTGGAAATCGGTGACGGCGGATTCTGTGCAAACAATCCGACGTTGTATGCGATCGCCGATGCGGTGAAAGCCTTGAAGATTGCTCATTCCGAGGTGCGAGTCATCAGCATCGGATGCGGCGTCTATCCGACCCCGAAGATTAGCCCACGACGGTTCATTGGCTGGTGCTTGGGATGTTTGCCAAGCGTGAAGTTGCTGCAAAAGGTCCTGGAGATCAATACCCAGTCGATGGATCAATTGCGAGCGGTCCTCTATAGCGACATTCAAACTGTTCGCGTTAATGAGAAGTTTCAACAGCCGGAACTCGCGGCCGACCTCATGGAGCACAATTTAGTCAAACTCAATAAGCTCCGGCAACGTGGTGTGCAGTCGTTCGCCGACCTTGAAGCTGAAATCAAAACGGCTCTCTTCAGTTAA
- a CDS encoding DDE-type integrase/transposase/recombinase yields MPRSTYYYEVATETAENLALMRRIDEHYLRTPFYGRRCMAFELEVNRKRVQRLMRVMGIEGQAPGRRTSQATPGHKVYPYLLRNVEILRPNHVLSTDITYVPLSDGFMYLTAVMDWFSRHVLSWRLPNTLAGTFCCEALDEALENFRPPEIFNTD; encoded by the coding sequence TTGCCGCGTTCGACGTACTACTACGAAGTGGCCACGGAGACAGCCGAGAACCTGGCCTTGATGCGGCGGATCGACGAGCATTACCTGCGGACACCTTTTTACGGCAGACGTTGCATGGCGTTTGAACTGGAAGTGAATCGCAAGCGTGTACAACGCTTGATGCGGGTGATGGGCATCGAAGGTCAAGCGCCTGGTCGTCGCACGTCACAGGCCACGCCAGGTCACAAGGTGTATCCGTATTTGTTGCGGAATGTCGAGATTTTGCGGCCTAATCACGTGTTGAGCACGGACATCACGTATGTGCCACTGAGCGATGGCTTCATGTATTTGACCGCCGTGATGGATTGGTTTAGTCGGCACGTGTTGAGTTGGCGTTTGCCAAACACCTTAGCGGGAACCTTTTGTTGTGAGGCACTGGATGAAGCGTTGGAGAACTTTCGCCCACCAGAGATTTTCAATACCGATTAA
- a CDS encoding DUF1353 domain-containing protein translates to MKLFWAFFLGLVIGGFAVQSYYTLIPSTEIFGAFQGQVETIWLDDAEDREMELLSSFSYIDPANKTWIAKKGDKINGASIPQVFWTIIGSPYDGAYRKASVIHDAACTYKTEPAKEVHRMFYYACRCDGLSESKAKVMYFAVKQFGPDWQLVAETRTVMSNGKEVTLTVKKPVQMTKAAADEADQLEQMKAAIKLIESKNPSLEELDQLNAAELPKP, encoded by the coding sequence ATGAAGCTGTTTTGGGCTTTCTTCCTTGGACTGGTCATTGGTGGCTTCGCTGTACAGTCATATTACACGCTTATTCCTTCAACTGAAATATTTGGCGCTTTTCAAGGCCAGGTCGAAACGATTTGGCTCGATGATGCCGAAGATCGCGAAATGGAGTTACTCAGCAGTTTTAGTTACATCGACCCAGCGAATAAAACTTGGATCGCCAAGAAAGGCGATAAGATCAATGGAGCCAGTATTCCGCAGGTATTTTGGACAATCATCGGCAGTCCCTATGACGGAGCCTACCGCAAAGCGTCGGTAATTCACGATGCGGCTTGTACTTACAAGACGGAACCCGCCAAGGAAGTACACCGAATGTTTTACTACGCTTGTCGCTGTGATGGCCTGAGTGAAAGTAAAGCAAAGGTGATGTACTTTGCTGTCAAGCAGTTTGGGCCCGACTGGCAGTTAGTCGCTGAAACCCGAACAGTAATGTCAAACGGAAAAGAAGTGACACTTACCGTGAAGAAACCAGTACAAATGACAAAAGCGGCTGCTGATGAAGCTGATCAACTTGAGCAGATGAAAGCTGCTATCAAGTTGATTGAATCTAAGAATCCCAGCTTAGAAGAACTTGACCAACTGAATGCAGCGGAATTGCCAAAACCGTAG